From the Thermococcus sp. genome, the window TTTTGGACGACTTTGCTAAGAGACGTAAAATATGTTGCATAGCTTGAAAAAGATGACCTGAGATTACTTGTGAGATTGATCTGAGTGTTAATATCATAACCCACTAGCTTGTCAGACAATTGGAAATACACATGGACTACGCCATTTTTCTCGTAAATATCTACTATACTCCCTTTTCGTATGGGATAAAACTGCCAAGAGTTCCTATTGGATGATGGCATACTATTCCCGATAGTGATTATCAGAACGTCTTTTCCCCTCAATCCCTTTCTCTTGTCCTCATTTTCTAGGTCACTGAGTAGAGCTTTATCTACCCATTTAGTTCTGTACCTATAGTGCATAATGTGTCCTGATGGATAAGCAAGTATTCTCAAGTTATCCTGCATATATTCAGGGCGATAGTTCGAAGAGAATAGTACTATGTCCACATTCATGGATCTCACCAGTTTTTATTATCTCAGAAAACTTTATTAATTTTGTGTTGTTAGATAAAATGTAATGGCGGTAAATAATGAGAGTCCCTTAGATTTCCTTCCCGAAGCTATGGTTGATGATATGATTAGTCAATATAGCACTACAGTTTTTCCAGCAGTAGACTCGTATTTGAAACATCTTCAGAAATTAAAAGGAAAGATGAGGCACGCTCTTGAACAGAAAGAGTTACTAAAGAGCAGTGGGGACATTTTGGAGTATAGAGGAATTGATCCTACTGTATGTGGAGTTGACGGAGCATACGCTATTAGCCGGCAGATTGCTGTAGACGTTGTAGGCATTGCAGCAGTTGCTGTGGAAGGTCTTCCCCCATACGAAAAAAGATTATGGAAGCAACCACATCATATTTCAAAGATAGTTCCTGTGGAACACAAAGCAGACACTCCTACTATTGCGGGAGGATTGATGTTCTCTTATGAATTGGAACTCGCATCCAACGCTCCGCACAATGTTGTTTTAATTGATGGTTCACTTACTACACATCTAATTAAAATTGGCATGACATTCTCAAAACTCGATAGCGAGGAGGTTCCTATCTCGTTAAACGATGAATTCAAAAGACGAGCAGAACAAACTCTGAGAAATTATCTCAAAGTAATCACCTCTCCTAAGGGAGATCAAGTGTTTGCAGGAGTACCTAAATACAGTAGTCGTGACGAAATTATAACTTTCCTTTCCAGTGAACACGAAGAATTATTTAAAGACATCCAAGGAAAGTACAATGATAAAGCCCTTCTTTCAGTTATAATGAAGTCCGAAGAAATTGTTGGTCCTATCCCCCTTGTAAAACGACAGGAAGAGGGTAAATGGCACATTAGTGGGAAAGGGAAAATTAAAGAGATAGTTGGTGCAAATATTGCTGAAGAGTATTATCGCAAGATTATCTCGGCACTAGACAACTTGTATGTGGTATACTATAAACCCTCTTCTTCCCAACCTGCGCTTAGGGTTGAAATACCTAAATCCGTGGCTAGAAATCCTGCAAGATTAGCCATGGCAATCAAGGCATTACAAGATCAGGCAAAGTTTCCGGGAATTATAGAACCATACCCTCTCTACCTTGCAGATTTGTTTGTTAAACATTTGGGTGGAGCTTTATCTCAAGTGAAAGATATTGTTCTCTCTGATCTCGCAGTTATGGAAGATGTTGATCCGATAAGTGTCCTTCTCTCAATGCATGAATATCGGAGTGTGGGTGGTTATGACTGAGGGGATAAGAGTAAAAATTGAAGAGGGTATTGCTTCCTCTGAGCGAATTGGGATAGTAGTGTCTCCTTCCACCAATTTGACACTGAACGTGGAACTATTAGAGACTGCATATGATAAAGGAATTGTTGGGTATCCTTGTTTGGTATCCTTTCTTCAGGATAATCTGCAGACGTATGCCATAGGGCAGATAACCTCAATACAGCTTAGAAATCCCCACATAGAGAGACATCCAATTAAAAAGATTATAAGCGTAAGAGGTGAAGCTAATCCTCTAACAGCCAAACAGGATACAAGGCAAATAGAAATTGGGATAAGTGCTGTATATTCCATTAATGATGACGAGTTAGTAATTCCCAGTAGGATGGCTTCAGTCCCTCCTACTGGCACTCCAGTATATCTTCTAACTCAAACAGTATTGGACTCGCTTATGGAACCCCACAAGAGCGAGGTCTTCTATATCGGGAGGATATATAATACCAATATCCTGCTTCCAATGATTTTCAAGCACTTTGGGAAGAGTGAGGATGGTAGAGGATTAGGCGAGGCGTATCATATCGGGATCTTTGGTAAAACTGGTTCTGGAAAATCATATCTTGCCCGCATGGTGATTGTTGCATACGCTAGACATCCAGAAATGTCTATTGTAGTCCTTGACCCACAAGGAGAATTTTCGCGGGAAATATCCAATAACGGGATTCTAAAGAAAGTTCTTCAAGAGAAACTGGGAAGAAACATATACCTACATTCAATAACGGGGATCTCACTGACCAACTCAGAAACCCTTAAGAAAATGCTGGTTCTATCTGGATTTCTTGATAAAATGGGTGTAAGAGCTACAGAAAACCAAGAAATCGCTGCTGATCTAATTGTGAGTTTTCTGTTGAATCCTACAAAATGGAGGCATGGAAGATACCAAAGAACACTTCCAGAGTTCCGAGAAAGAAGGATCCCCTCGTTGGATGTTGCATATCTTAAAGACGTCTTTGATCAAGTCATGGAGTTTGTTCAGAGAGACGACATAATCCGTAGAATCTATGTCGGGGAGTCATATCAAGAGCGTGTTAGGACAGCCATTGAGACCAGATATGATGAACTATACCAAGAATGGAAAAAGATAGCATTACTATTTTCAAAAGAATCAGGTAGGGTTTCCATTGATGAATTGATACAAAAGACTCTCGAAGAAAAGGCAATTGTATTTATTGATCTTTCCGAACAAGGTGCAGAGGACATCTTTTGGAATGAGAAAGTCCAAGCTCTAATATTGAATGATATTATCTCTGAATTACAACACCAAGGTAATATGCAATTCAAGCAGGGCAAGCATATCAACACGTTGGTAGTTGTAGATGAGGCCCATAGATTTGCACCTAGGGAAAAGCAGGAAGATGAAGAAATGGAAGCATTAAGAATGAATTTTGTTGATGCAGTTAGAACAACAAGAAAATATGGTCTTGGATGGATGTTTATAAGTCAAACTATAGCAAGTTTGCACCCAGAACTCATAAATCAAATGAGAGTGTATTTCTTTGGATATGGGTTATCTTGGGGCTCTGAGTTAAGAACTCTCAAAGAGCTGGTTGGTGGAGGGATGGGCAATAATTACCTCGCATTATATCAGGCATTTAAAGATCCACAGAGCTCAGCGGTTTTAGGCGAAAGAGAGTACCCATTTATGGTCTTTGGCCCAGTATCTCCACTTTCGGTCTCAGGATCCCCACTTTTCATAACTGCTTTAGACTATACTAGGGAGTTCCTAGAAGTAAATAATTTAAACACACACACTTAGTACACAGAGCCATTATTGAACTGATGCGGAACTGGGATTTTGTTTTTAATACGGGGATTAGGTGATAAAATGAATACTGAAGACATCGAAGTCGTTAGACAACGGCTATTACAATACTTTCAAGACATAGGATTCTCAGTAAATCCCCATCTAAAACCCTCAAAAAGCTCAAAGGAATTCTTAAGAGCATTACATAGTAAAAGGCGATTAGAACAACTTCAAGCAAATAGAAAGTTCTTAGAACATAACTTTCCTCTAATTAGGGAGTATTATAAAGAAGTCGAGATCAGCATTGAGGATATTAAATTAGAACTGCGCTTTGTGGATGCAAGTAAGCAAGATGATAACTACATTTTGTTCAAGTGGTGGAATTTAGTGTGGTGGAGTCTTCCATATGAGAGATCTATTGGACGAAAGATTAGCTACTTAGTATTCGATAAATATCATAACTTGCCTTTTGGATTAGTTGTTCTACAAAGTCCAGTCATGTATTGTCGGGCTAGAGATGAGTATCTTGGGATAACAAAGGAAAAAAGGGATTACTGGATTAATCAATCACTATATGGTCAAAGAGTAGGTGCTCTACCCCCCTATAATCGAATATTCGGTGGGAAGCTAGTCTCAATGTCTCTTGTTTCGGCAGAGATACGAGAGGAATACCACAGAAAGTACCATGGGAGAAAAACATTAAAACAAAAACGTGTGCTGCCATCGAATCTTCTTTTCACATATACACTCAGTGCTTACGGCCGTAGTAAGATTTATGAGGACTTGTACTTCAAGGGGGAGCCTCTCAGCGTTTTTGCAGGGTATAGCAGGGGAGCTGGAACTTTTCATATTAGTGATAGTATGTACCAAGAATTACTTCGCTTACTGGGAGAAAACGTAAAAAAATCAGTTTTTGTTAGTCCCTCTCGTAAAATGAAGTTGCTGGCGAAGGCGTTTAGGATAATCGGATTACCCGGTTTTGAATATCATAACATCAAAAGAGGGGTCTATATCTTTCCTCATGTATATAACCTGAGGGAGATTATCTCCAGTAATGAAGCACCAAGATGGAAGTCTATTAAATTCAAGGAATTGTATCAGGAATGGATGGAGAATTACTTGTCACCCAAAATAAAGACCCATGTGATAAAAGACAATCTAAATGACATTCTCAAACGTGCAGATTATCCATTCATGTAACTGGTTACGTCGCCCTCTTCTCCCCCTCCGGGAACTTCCAGTTCTTCGTTATCTTAGTGACGTTCCTCACAAGGGCCTTTTCCTCAGGGTGCTTTGATACGAGCTCCTCAAGGAAGGAAATCAGTTCGTCGTAGGCGGGCTTGTCTATCGGGAAGGGAACCCTGTCTTTACCGCCGACGGCGTAGGTGAACTTGAAAGGGTCAGGCGAGTGCGTTACCGGGTCCCTCCAGCTCGGATGGACGTCGTAAACCAGCTCCAGGACGAGCGAGAGAGCACGCAGAGTGCTCGGCCCGAGGCCTTTAAGGAGCAGAAATTCCTCGTAGTTCGAAATGCTGAGCTCCTTCGCAAATTCCAGAGCTTTCCTGTTCAGCTCGAACCTCCCGAGGCTCTCGTAGCGCTTCAGCAGGTCCTTCTCCCAGGGCTCGCGGGGCCTGTAATAGACCAGCGGGCGGTAACCCCTCGCCATCGCCTTCAA encodes:
- a CDS encoding DNA double-strand break repair nuclease NurA, with protein sequence MAVNNESPLDFLPEAMVDDMISQYSTTVFPAVDSYLKHLQKLKGKMRHALEQKELLKSSGDILEYRGIDPTVCGVDGAYAISRQIAVDVVGIAAVAVEGLPPYEKRLWKQPHHISKIVPVEHKADTPTIAGGLMFSYELELASNAPHNVVLIDGSLTTHLIKIGMTFSKLDSEEVPISLNDEFKRRAEQTLRNYLKVITSPKGDQVFAGVPKYSSRDEIITFLSSEHEELFKDIQGKYNDKALLSVIMKSEEIVGPIPLVKRQEEGKWHISGKGKIKEIVGANIAEEYYRKIISALDNLYVVYYKPSSSQPALRVEIPKSVARNPARLAMAIKALQDQAKFPGIIEPYPLYLADLFVKHLGGALSQVKDIVLSDLAVMEDVDPISVLLSMHEYRSVGGYD
- a CDS encoding ATP-binding protein codes for the protein MTEGIRVKIEEGIASSERIGIVVSPSTNLTLNVELLETAYDKGIVGYPCLVSFLQDNLQTYAIGQITSIQLRNPHIERHPIKKIISVRGEANPLTAKQDTRQIEIGISAVYSINDDELVIPSRMASVPPTGTPVYLLTQTVLDSLMEPHKSEVFYIGRIYNTNILLPMIFKHFGKSEDGRGLGEAYHIGIFGKTGSGKSYLARMVIVAYARHPEMSIVVLDPQGEFSREISNNGILKKVLQEKLGRNIYLHSITGISLTNSETLKKMLVLSGFLDKMGVRATENQEIAADLIVSFLLNPTKWRHGRYQRTLPEFRERRIPSLDVAYLKDVFDQVMEFVQRDDIIRRIYVGESYQERVRTAIETRYDELYQEWKKIALLFSKESGRVSIDELIQKTLEEKAIVFIDLSEQGAEDIFWNEKVQALILNDIISELQHQGNMQFKQGKHINTLVVVDEAHRFAPREKQEDEEMEALRMNFVDAVRTTRKYGLGWMFISQTIASLHPELINQMRVYFFGYGLSWGSELRTLKELVGGGMGNNYLALYQAFKDPQSSAVLGEREYPFMVFGPVSPLSVSGSPLFITALDYTREFLEVNNLNTHT
- a CDS encoding Druantia anti-phage system protein DruA, with product MNTEDIEVVRQRLLQYFQDIGFSVNPHLKPSKSSKEFLRALHSKRRLEQLQANRKFLEHNFPLIREYYKEVEISIEDIKLELRFVDASKQDDNYILFKWWNLVWWSLPYERSIGRKISYLVFDKYHNLPFGLVVLQSPVMYCRARDEYLGITKEKRDYWINQSLYGQRVGALPPYNRIFGGKLVSMSLVSAEIREEYHRKYHGRKTLKQKRVLPSNLLFTYTLSAYGRSKIYEDLYFKGEPLSVFAGYSRGAGTFHISDSMYQELLRLLGENVKKSVFVSPSRKMKLLAKAFRIIGLPGFEYHNIKRGVYIFPHVYNLREIISSNEAPRWKSIKFKELYQEWMENYLSPKIKTHVIKDNLNDILKRADYPFM